A segment of the Acidimicrobiales bacterium genome:
GGGCTTCCAGCTGTTGATCCTCCCGGTCGGGTTGGACCGGCCGGGCCGTTTCTCGGTGGCCACGAGGTAGAGGACCTTCATGGCGGCTTGCTCATTGGGGAAGTGGGATCGGTGGCGGACGGCGTTGCGGAACCGGGCGTTCAAGCTCTCGATCGCGTTCGTGGTGTACACGATGGTGCGGAGCTCGACGGGGAACTCGAGGAACGGCACGAACTCGCTCCACGCGGTGTTCCAGGTCCCGATCATGGCCGGGTAGCGGTCGCCCCAGGTGGCGGCGAACTCGTCAAAGCGGGCCCGGGCGGCTGTCTCGCTGGGCGCGGTGTAGATCTCCCGCAGCGTCGGGCTCACATGGTCCGACCTCGGCGTCCCCCACTCCCGCCTGTCGGTGTCACGCACCCTGCAGAACGTCGGCGGCCGCCCCGTCGAGTTCGCACCCAAGACGCGCACCAGCCGCCGAAGCGTCGAGATCGACCGCGCCACCCTGGACGAGCTTCGACGGTGGCGACGACAGCTCGGGCACGATGGGTTGCCGTGCGGGCCTGACGACTGGATGTTCTGCAACACCACCGGCCGGTTCCTCAACCCCGAATCGATCAGCCCACTGTTCGACCGCATCGTGCAGCGCAGCGGGCTGCCCCGGGTTCGGTTCCACGACCTGCGCCACACCCACGCGTCGCTGCTCGTCGCCGACGGCACCGCGATCGAAGTCGTGTCCGAGCGCCTCGGTCGCGCCCACCCCGCGTTCACGATGCACACCTACCAGCACCTGCTGCCGGGCATGAGCGGCGCCGCTGCGGAGCGGTTCGCCACGCTCGTCGCCACCGCCAGCCGGTAGACGTCTACCGGCCAGCTTGCCGCGTAACCCCAGGTCAACGACTCGCACGTCGCGGAGCCGGTAGACGCCGCCGGTGACGCGCTCCCGACAACGGCGAACGCCCAGGTCATGTGACCTGGGCGTTCATCGAGTGGCGGGGGTAGGATTTGAACCTACGACCTTCGGGTTATGAGCCCGACGAGCTACCAGACTGCTCCACCCCGCGTCGCGAGAGACGAGGGTAGCAGGGGCGGCGCGACGCTCCAACCCGGGACGTCAGGCCAGCGGCGCGTCGAGCCAGGAGTGGCTGGGCGTGGCCGCAGCCAGGGCCGGCGGCTCCACCATCGACGTCGGCGGCGCCACCTCGGCCGTGGCCGCTGCGGTCAGCACGAAGGCCCCGAAGCGCACCCACCAGCCCGGGAACACCGCACCCTCCTCGGCTCGCACCTCGAGGGGGCGCCACCCGCCCTCGGGCGCGGCGCCGGGCTCAGCGTCCAGCCGCACCTCCACGCTGTGCGTGCTGCGGCGCAGGCCCGTGCGCAGCACCTTGAGGGCGCTCTCCTTGGCCGACCAGATGAGGTTGGCCAGCAGGGCGCGCTCGTCGCCATCGGCCGCCCCGTCGACCACCCGCCGCTCGGCCGGCGTGAGGAAGTCGCCCACGAAGGCGCTGCTGCGCTCCTCCACCAGCTCCAGGTCGACCCCCAGGCCGACGCCCGGCGGCCCCACCAGGCAGACCGCCCACCCGGCCCGGTCGGTCATCGACAGCGAGGCGGGCGCCGGGCCATCCCCCACGAAGGGGCGGGGGCACCGTCGGGGGCCCGGCGCAGCACGATCGACGCCAGGTCGGGCCCGTCGAGGGGCAGCCCCAGCGCCCGGGCCAGCGCCTGCTTGGCCGTCCACCGGGCCAGCGTCCACTCGAGGCGGCGCTTGGCGAACCGCAGCCCCTCCTGTACGGCCAGCTCCTCGGGGGAGAGCCAGCCCGCAGGGGCCGCGGCCACCTCGTGTTCGCCGGCCGCCAGCCACGCCGGCCCGCCCGCCACCGCGGCGGGCTCGTCGCCGCTCAGGGCGTGCGGCCGAGGAAGGCGGCCAGCCGGTCGGGGGCGGGGGCGTCGGCGGCGATGGCCACCTCGGGGCCGAAGAGGCCGGGCACGCGGGCCGACTCGTCCATCGAGGCCTGCGCTCCGGCCAGGGCCGCCTCGGCCAGCTCGGCGTCGACGGTGCGCTCCAGCAGCAGGGCGTGCGCCAGGTCCCACCCGTGGGTGACCACCTCGAGGAGCATGAACCCCAGGATCTGGGAGCCGGGCGACTCGCCCCACGGCGCCGCGAACATCCGGCCGGCCATGGCCGGGTCGGCCCAAGCCGCCCGGATGCGGGCCGCCGCCGCCCGGTACTCGTCGACGGCGCTCTCGCGGTCGAGGTCGGGATCGAGGTCGAAGCGCATCTCGCCGCCCTCGCCCAGCTCGGCGAACGACCGCAGGCCGCCCACGAAGTGGCCGAGGAGAGCCCGCACGTCGAACTCGGCGCACGGCGTCGGCCGGCCGAAGTCGCCGGGCGAGACCGCCGCGACGATGCCGTCGACATCGGCGAGGGCCCGATCCACCAACTGGTACAGCGTGGGCTCGGCCACGGCGACCTCCTCGATCTGCGTCACCCCAGTCAACCCCATCCCGCAGCCGGGACGCACCGCGCGCCAACCACCCGACACCCGGCGCCCCGCACCCGGCACTGGGCGCCGGGACCGGCCGGGGGCCCACCGCCGCCTCCGCCCGACACGACCACCCCGGTCTTCATCGCGCCAAACGACACCCACAAGGGCCGAGCGCGCGCCAAGAGCCGGCACCCACGTCTCGAACGCGAAGGACGACGCTCACGGGTGCCCGGCGCGATGGAGACCGGCGGACGGCCGGCGGAGACCGGCGGACGGCCGGCGCGATGGAGACCGGTGCAGGCGACGCGGGCCCGCGGGGGTCAGCGGACGGCGAGGGGGCCGGCGCGAGCCAGGGCCTGCTCGCCCCCGGTGGTCGTGGTGTCCTCGGGAGCCGTCGTCGACGTGCTCTCGTCGGGCGGGCCGATCGTGGACGTGTCGGGCGGCGTGGTCTCGCTGGTCGAGGTGTCGGGCGGCAGGGTGGTGGGCACCTCCACGCCGGCCAGGGTGGCGGCCTGCACCACCAGGGCCCGGGCCTGCTCCACCTTCGCCTGGTAGGTGGCCAGGTCGCCGGCCCGCAGGGCGGCGTCGGCTTCGGCGAAGGCGGTCGCCGCCTGCGCCAGCAGCTCGCTCACGGTGGCACCCTCGGGCGGGGGCGTGACCTCGCCGCCCGTGCCGCCACCCGTGTCCCCGGTGTCGCCACCGGCACCGGGCTCGACCGGCGTGCCGAAGATCTCCTCGAGGGTGGCGGCCAGCTGGTCGGCCGGGATGTCGACGCTGAAGATGGCCAGCAGCGCCTCGGGCAGCGTGTCGCGCATGAACGCACGCCCCGCGTAGCTCACGATCACCTTCTTGAGCTCGGGCACGGCGGTGGCCCCGGAGGCCTGCACGTACAGGGGCCGGACGTAGATCAGCGAGTCCTCCACCGGGATCAGGAGCAGGTTGCCCTGCAGCACCGTGGAGCCCCGCTGGTCGAGCAGCGTGATCTCGCGGGAGATCTCCTCCTGGGAGTTGATGGTGGCGTCGACGATCGCGGGCCCGTCGGGTAGCCGGTTGCGGGGCATCACGTACGACTGGAGCTTCCCGTAGTTCTCCGGGTCGCTCCGCGCCACCATGAACGCCACGAGCTCCTTGCGGCTGTCGTTCTCGGAGAACGGCACGAAGGGCCGCAGCAGCACGAACTCCTGGCCCTCGGAGTCGGGCAGCTGCATGAGCAGGTAGTACGGGTCGATGCGGCGCTCGCGGGCCGGTCCCAGCTCGCCCTGGGCGTTGGTCGTCGCCGTCTCCTGGGTGGGCGCCCCCACGATCGTGCCCGGGCTCTGGGCCACGCTCCACGAGTCGGTCTGCGCGTAGAACTCGGCTGCGTCCTCGAGGTGGTAGCGCCCCCACATGGTGGTCTGGGTGCGGAACAGGTCCTCGGGGAAGCGCAGGTGGTCCTCGAGGCCCTCGGGGAGCTCGTCACGGCTCTTGAACAGCTCGGGGAACGCCTGCCGGTACGCCTCGGCGATGGGGTCCTGCTCGTCGAAGATGTAGAAGGTGACCGTGCCGTCGTAGGCGTCGACCACCGCCTTCACCGAGTTGCGCACGTAGTTGAAGCGGGTGTCGAGGCCGCTCCCCGGCGGCAGCTGACCGGTCACGGCCCGCTGGGCGTAGGGATACTGGTCGGTGACGGTGTAGGCGTCGAGCACCCACACCAGCTCGCCGTCGAGCACGACCGGGTAGGGGTCGGCGTCGTAGCGCAGGAACGGCGCCACCGTCTGCACCCGCTCCCTCACGTCACGGATGAACAGGATGCGCGAGTCGCCGGTGATGAAGTCGGAGATCAGCGGGTTGATGTCGCCGAAGCGGAGGGCGAAGGCGGCCCGGCGGAAGAACGACCCGATGCCCACGCCGCCCTCGCCGGAGTAGCGGGTCACCTCGGTGGTGCCGTCGGCGCGGACGTAGTTCACCTCGTCGCGGTTGGTGTCGACGATGGCGTAGCTGCCCAGGTTCTCGCCGAAGTAGATCTCGGGCCGGGTGAGCTGGGGCAGGCCGACGGGCGGCAGGTCGCGGATGTTGAAGTCGGGCCGACCCGACGCCGACACCCTGTTCGACGGGGCCATGGCCACCGCGTAGCCGTGGGTGTAGGCGAGGTGGCGGCCCTCCCACGACTGCTGGGGCACCTCGGCGGTGTCGAGCTCGCGGGCCGACAGCAGCACCTGGGTGGTCTCGTCGCTGAGCTGGTAGCGGTCGACGTCGAGGTCGTTGAACCGGTAGAAGGCGCGGATCCCCTGGAGGCGCTGGAAGGTGGGCTCCACGATGGCCGGGTCGAGCAGGCGGACGTTGCGGAGCGTCTGGGCGTTGTCCCGCAGGTCCTGGACCGTGAGGTCGTCCTGGTAAGCGAAGTCGTCGACCTCGACCTCGTCGAGGTTCAGCGCCGCCCGGGTGGCCTCGATGTTGCGGGCGATGTACGGCTTCTCCTTCGTGGACTCGTCGGGCTCCACCTGGAAGCGCTGGATGAACGCCGGGTAGATCGCGCCGGCCACCACCGCCACGAACGCCCACAGGCCCACCGCGATCACCGGCAGCACCCAGCCCCGGCGGCGGATGTTGACCAGCAGCAGGACGAAGGCGAACAGCGAGATGAGGATGAGCAGGTTGATGGCCGGGAGCTGCGCCTTCACGTCGGTGTAGGTGGCGCCGTCGACCGTGCCACGCGTGGAGTACGTGAGCTTGTACCGGTCGAGCCAGTAGCCGGCGGCGCGGAGCAGGGCCAGCACGCCCAGCAGCACCGACAGGTGGGCCTTCACCTGCGGGGTCACGCGCTCGATCGGGGTCTGGAACCGGATGCCGCCGTTGAGGTAGTGGGCCACCGCGGTGACGATGATGATGATGACGAACGCCGCGAACAGCCAGCTCACCACGAACGACAGGAACGGCAGGCGGAACACGTAGAAGCCGACGTCGGTGTTGAACAGCGGGTCCTTCACCCCGAAGCTCTGGTAGTTCGTGAACAGGATCCAGTCGTTCCACTGGCCCGACACGCCCAGCCCGGCGATCAGGGCGAACACCAGCGCCACCGCCGCCCGCACCGCTCCCGTGCGCCGGCCGACCAGCTCCCGGTAGCGCTCGACGAAGTCCTCCTCCGGGCCCGGGGGGCGGAACTTCGGGGCGATCCTGTCGGCGATGAGCAGGTTCACCCAGAGCAGCACGAAGAACAGCCCGGTGAAGATCACGGTCAGGGCGATCTTGGCGCCCAGCACCCCGCCCCACACGCCCGCGAACCCGAGGGAGTCGAACCACAGGTAGTCGGTGTAGAAGCCGGCCAGCCCGCGGAGCGACGTGACCAGGACGAACAGGGCCACGGCGAGCACGATGAGCAGCACCCGGCCCCGGGAGAGCCCGCTGCGACGCCGCGGTGCGCGACCCGGCATGTCGGTAGGGCTCCGCATGGGCCGCACACTACCGACGATCGGCCGCCAGGAGGCATCGGAGGCGGGGGCGGTGGCCCCACCTCGGAGGAGGCGGGGGCGGCTCAGCCGGGATCGGCGACGACCAGGCAGCGACAGCCCGGGTGGGCGGGCGCGTGCCGGTGCCCGGTGGGGAACACCTCACCCTTCGGGAGAGCCCCGGCCAGGGCGTTGTCGTCGGCGTCCGGGCAGGGTTGGCCGCCGGGGTCGACGACCCAGCGGACCCTGGTGCCCCTGGGCAGGGCCTCGAAGGCCCCGGTGCCGAACGCGCCGAGCACGGCGTTGGCCGCCACCTCGTCGACGCGGCGCGTCTTCCACTCGCGGTAGCAGGAGCGGATCCGGTCGGCGAGCACGTCCTCGGGGTCGTCGGGCCCCTCGTCGATGGCGGCCTCCACCCGCTCGCGCAGCGGCAGGCCGAGCTCGGCGAGCAGCCCCTCGAGCGAGTCGGCGACCGCGGCGTCGGTGTGGACGCGGCCGCCGGGCGCCGGCACCGAGCCCACACCGGCCGCGACCGAGTCGCGCAGCACGGCCAGGGCCGAGGCGCGGAGCCGCTCGGCGCGCTGCGCCCCGGCCAGCAGGGCCAGCGCTCCGGACGGGCCGTCGCGGCGCAGCCGCTCGAGCACCTCGTTCTGCTCGTCGTCGAGCGCCCGCTTCAGCTTGCGGGACAGGGCCCGCTCGAGGGGCGCCACCGCAGCGTCGCGCTCGGCCACGAGCGTGGCCGCCGGCGACGGTGCCACCTCGCCGGAGGCCTCCGGCTCGACGGCCGGCGGCTCGGGCGCACTGCCGCGCTCGTCGACCACGACCGCCGGCTCGGGCGCACTGCCGCGCTCGTCGACCACGACCGCCGGCTCGGGCGCACTGCCGCGCTCGTCGACCACGACCGCCGGCTCGGGCCCCTCGCCGGGGGTGGCCTCCGCGACGAGGTCGCCCGGCGCGCCGGCCCCCTCGTCGCCGGCGTCGGCGAGCACCCGCTCGGCGCGGGCCACGGCGTCGGCCCGGTCGGCCCGGATGCGGGCGAACAGCACGTCGACCGACGAGCCAGCGGTCGCCTCGACCTGCCCCGGCGGGACCTCCTGGCCCGGCTCCGCCGCCTCGTCCTCGCCCGGCAGGGCCTCCTCCGCCCGCTCCGAGGGGACCGCCTCGGCCGGCTCCGCCTCGTCGTCCTGGCCCTGCTCGGCCGCCTCCTCGCCGCCCGGCCTCGCCGCCTCGACCGGGGCCGGCTCGCCCTCGGGGGCGCCCTGGAGCCGGCCCAGCATCAGAACGCCCTCGAGCTCGTCGGTGTCGGGCGGTGCGGGCACGGCCTCCTGGCGGTTCCGCACCCGGCGCCGGCTGCGCTCGCGGCGCGGCGCCGCCCCCCCCCCGAGGGCGCCTCGGCCGGGCCCCCCGGCGCGACGGGCTCGCGGCCGGCCGGCGCGGCCTGGTCGTGCGCCTCGGCCGGGGGCGACGACGCCGGCGCCTCGGCCTGCGCCGCCGGCGCGGCGGCAACCGGCAGCTCGGCCAGGTAGTCGGCCAGCTCGGCCTCCACCGCCTCCAGCTCGCCCGAGGGCTCCTCCTCGGCCAGCCGCCGGGCCGCAGCCTCGGCCGCCGCCCGGGCCTCGGGCAGCGCCAGGGTGAGCTCGCCCACCGCCTGCTCGAGCGTCTGGCGGACCACGTCGTAGGCGTCGAGCAGCCGCTGGCGGGCGGCACGGAACTGCTCCACCTGGGCCCGCACCAGCCGGCGCCGCCGGGCCAGGTCTTCGAGCACCCGCTCGCGCAGGGCCTGGGCCTCGCCCAACATGTCGCGACCCCGCGCCCGGGCGGCCTCGACCTCGGCCGCAGCCTGGCCGCTGGCCTGCTCGCGCAGGGCTTCGGCCTGGGCCCTGGCCTCGGCGACCAGCTGGTCGGCGTGCTGGCGCCGCTGGGCGGCCTCGGCCTGGGCCTCGCGCAGCATCCGCTCCACGTTGGCCTCGGCGCGGGCCCGGATCTGCTCGCCGGCCTCGCGGGCCGCGCTCAGCACCCGGACGGCCTCCTCACCCAGACGCTGGGTCAGGAGCTCGTCGTCGAGCTCGGCCACCCGGGCGGCGCGCCGCTCGGCCTCCGCGAGCTGCTGGCTCAGCCGGTCGTCACGCTCGCGGACGCTGCGCAGCTCGCTGGCCAGCAACCCGAGGTAGGCGCGCACCTCCAGCTGGTCGAAGCCGCGGAACGACGTGCTGAACGTCTTGCGCGCCACCACGTCGGGGTGCAGCGGGGCATCGGGCGGCCGCTCGGCGGGCATTGCGCCCAACTGTACGGCGGGCCCCGCCGCCAGCGGTGGTTGCTCGCGCCGGGCCCGCCGACCCCGCCGCCGCTCGCTCCCGGCCGGATCAGGCCGCCGGCACCTCGGCCCCCGGCTGGCCGAGGGCGAGGGCGTTGCCACCCAGCTCGGCCAGCGCCGCGAGGGCCTCGTCGAGGGTCTCCACCCCCTCCACGCGCAGACCGCCGGCGTGGGCGCGGGCCTCGTCCGCCTCGTCCTCGGGCACCAGCATCAGCTCGGCGCCGGCCGACCGGGCGGCGGCCGCCTTCTGGGCCACGCCGCCGACCGGTCCGACCTCGCCGCCGGGATCGATGGTGCCCGTGACGGCCACGGCGCCGCCGCCGGTGAGGTCACCGGGCGTCAGCACGTCGAGCACGCCCAGGGCGAAGGCCAGGCCGGCCGACGGGCCGCCGACCCGGCCCGAGTCGATGTCGACGTCGATCGGGAAGTCGAAGCCGACCGGGGTGCGGGTCACGGTGGCCACGCCGATCATGGGCGTGCCGTCGCCCCGGTCGGCCAGCGCCACCTCCACGTCGCGCTCCCCCTCGTCGCCCCGCTCGATGCCGAGCACCATGCGGTCGCCGGGCGCGAAGCCCACGACGATCTCCCGGAGATCCTCCGAGAACACCACCGGCTCCCCGGCGGCCGACACGATCACGTCACCAGGCTCGAGCACCTCGGCGGCGGGCACGCTGGGGTCGATCTCCTGCACCAGCGCGCCTCCGCCGTCGACCACCACGTCGTAGCCGAGGTGCTCGAGGGCCACGTAGATGGCCACCTGCTTGGAGATGTCCATCAGCTCCAGGTTGTACTCGCGGTTCTCGCTCGGGGTCCGCGAGCCGAGGATGCGCTCCTCGGGCACGATCTCCACGTCGGGATCGAGCCACCCGGTCAGGGCCCGCAGGGGCGTCACCCGGCGCAGCGAGACCGTCAGGTAGAGCACCTCGCCCTCGTCGGCGTTGCGCAGATCGTCGGGCACCTCCACCAGATCCTGGGTGGCGGTCGCCCGGCCCGGCGAGAGGGCGTAGTAGGGCAGGCGCACGAAGGCCGAACCCACCAGGCCGGCGAGCACGATCGCACCCAGGAGCCACCAACCCCACCCCCTCCAGCGGCGGTGCGGTGGGCGCTCCGGAGCCGGCTCGCCGCCGGCCGGTACCATCACGTCCTGGGTGTCCACTCGGGTCGTCAGCGCCGTATCCGTCGGGGTCGTGGTCGTCGCCGTGCTGGGCGTGGTGCTGCTCGGCAGGGGCCAGCCTGCCACGCCCGGGCGCCGGAGCGACCGCGCCCGCCCGGCCGGCACGGGCCCGCCCGGGCCGGTGCCCGACGAGGGCTGGACCCCGCTGGTCGAGGCCGACCGGGTCCGCTGGTGGCAGCGGCTGCGGTCGGGGCTGAGCCTGGGTGTGCTGCTCGCGCTGATCGGCCTGGGCGTGGCCCTGGCGATCGGCATCGTCGTCGCCGTGGCGTACCTGGTGCTCCGCGACGCCGTCTCGTGACGGACGCATCGCCGGGTCGCGGGCGCCGGCCGGCGTGACCGACGGCGACGGGCGGCTCGCGCGTCGCCGTCGGGCGGCCCGGGCCGGCCACCGCGGGCCGCCGGCCGACGCCGAGGCCCTTCTCGACGACCCCGACCCCGGCGTGCGGGCCACCGCGCTGGCGGCCCTGGCCCGGCTCGGCGCCCTGCGCGAGGCCCACCTGGCCGCCGCCCTGGCCGACCCCCACCCGGCCGTGCGGCGGCGTGCCGCCCGGGTGGCGACCACCCACCGGGGCGGTTCGCTGGTGGCCCTGCTCGACGACCCCGACCCCACGGTGGTGGAGGCGGCCGCCTGGGCCTGCGGCGAGCGCCGGCCGGTCGAGCCGGGCACGGTTCCCCGGCTGGGCGCCCTGGCCACGGGCCACGACGACGCCTTGGTGCGGGAGGCGGCGGTGGCCGCCCTGGGCGCCATCGGCGACCCCGACGGCCTGCCCGCCGTCCTGGCGGCCACCCGCGACCGGGCCACGGTGCGGCGCCGGGCCGTGATCGCCCTCGCACCCTTCGAGGGGCCCGAGGTCGACGCCGCCCTCGAGCGGGCCCGGGCCGACCGCGACTGGCAGGTGCGCCAGGCCGCCGAGGACCTGGTGGACGAGGGCTGACCGGCGGCGTCAGCCCGGCATGGGCAGGCGTCGGCCGCGGCGGTCAGCCCCGGGCGCCCATGAACATCACGCGGAGGGCGTCGTAGCTCTCGATGCAGTGGCCGGCGCCGAGCACCACGCACTCGAGCGGCGTGTCGACCCGGTGCACCGGCACCTCGGTCTCCCGGGCCAGGCGCACCTCCAGGCCGCGCAGCAGCCCGCCCCCGCCCACCAGCCAGATGCCGTCGGTGAGGAAGTCGTGCGAGAGCTCCGGCGGCGCCTGGGCCAGGCACGACACCACGGAGTCGACGATCGAGCGCACCGGCTCCTCGATGGCCTCGCGGATCTCCACGGGGTGCAGCACGACCGCCTTCGGGAGCCCGGTGGTGAGGTCGCGGCCCCGCACCTCGGCCCGCACGTCGTCGGCCACCGGCGCCGCCGAGCCGATCGCGATCTTGACCTCCTCGGCGGTGCGCTCGCCGATGGCCACCCCGTACTCGCGGCGCAGGTAGTTCTGGATGGCGGCGTCGATGTCGAACGAGCCGACCCGGATCGCCTGCAGGGCGACGATGCCGCCCAGGGAGATGACCGCGGTCTCGGTGGTGCCGCCCCCCATGTCGATCACCATGTTGCCGACCGGCTCGTGGATGGGGAGGCCGGCGCCGATGGCCGCGGCGAGCGGCTGCTCGATGAGCTGGGCGTCGGCGGCGCCGGCCCGGCGGGCCGCCTCGGTGACCGCCCGCCGCTCCACCTCGGTGATGGCCGACGGTACGCAGATGACCACGCGCGGCCGGTTGAAGCGGCTGACCCCGGCGCGCTGCAGCAGCAGCCGGATCATCCGCTGGGTCACGTCGAAGTCGGTGATGGCGCCCTTGCGGAGCGGGCGCACGGCCACGATGTAGCTGGGGGTGCGCCCGATCATCTGCCACGCCTCCTGGCCCATGGCCAGGACCTCGCCGGTGTTGCTGTTGAGCGCGATCACCGTCGGCTCGCGCAGGACGATGCCGCGACCCTTGGCGTACACCAGGGTGTTGGCGGTGCCCAGGTCGATCGCGAGGTCGCGGGCCAGCGCCTACTCCGAGCTCTGCTCGGGGCCGGGGGGGCGGCCCTCGGAGGGTCGGATGGGCGGCGTCCGCGGCTCGTGCGACCGGTTCTGCCGGAAGCGCCCGGGCCGGGTCTCGGGCGACAGCGCCCGCATCTCCCGCTCGAAGTCGCGGATCCCCGAGTCGATGCTGCGGGGCTGGCGGCTGCGCAGCACGAGCACGACGATCCCCACCAGGCTCACGCACACGGCGATCAGCAGGAAGGCCACCGAGCTCATCGGAGGTCGGCCACCTCGGCGATCTCGGACGCATCGAGGCCCCAGGCCTCGCCGCCCTCCCACCGCTCCCGCTTCCAGATGGGCACGGTGGCCTT
Coding sequences within it:
- a CDS encoding HEAT repeat domain-containing protein yields the protein MTDGDGRLARRRRAARAGHRGPPADAEALLDDPDPGVRATALAALARLGALREAHLAAALADPHPAVRRRAARVATTHRGGSLVALLDDPDPTVVEAAAWACGERRPVEPGTVPRLGALATGHDDALVREAAVAALGAIGDPDGLPAVLAATRDRATVRRRAVIALAPFEGPEVDAALERARADRDWQVRQAAEDLVDEG
- a CDS encoding TIGR03086 family protein, translated to MTQIEEVAVAEPTLYQLVDRALADVDGIVAAVSPGDFGRPTPCAEFDVRALLGHFVGGLRSFAELGEGGEMRFDLDPDLDRESAVDEYRAAAARIRAAWADPAMAGRMFAAPWGESPGSQILGFMLLEVVTHGWDLAHALLLERTVDAELAEAALAGAQASMDESARVPGLFGPEVAIAADAPAPDRLAAFLGRTP
- a CDS encoding site-specific integrase → MSRTLQNVGGRPVEFAPKTRTSRRSVEIDRATLDELRRWRRQLGHDGLPCGPDDWMFCNTTGRFLNPESISPLFDRIVQRSGLPRVRFHDLRHTHASLLVADGTAIEVVSERLGRAHPAFTMHTYQHLLPGMSGAAAERFATLVATASR
- a CDS encoding PDZ domain-containing protein encodes the protein MDTQDVMVPAGGEPAPERPPHRRWRGWGWWLLGAIVLAGLVGSAFVRLPYYALSPGRATATQDLVEVPDDLRNADEGEVLYLTVSLRRVTPLRALTGWLDPDVEIVPEERILGSRTPSENREYNLELMDISKQVAIYVALEHLGYDVVVDGGGALVQEIDPSVPAAEVLEPGDVIVSAAGEPVVFSEDLREIVVGFAPGDRMVLGIERGDEGERDVEVALADRGDGTPMIGVATVTRTPVGFDFPIDVDIDSGRVGGPSAGLAFALGVLDVLTPGDLTGGGAVAVTGTIDPGGEVGPVGGVAQKAAAARSAGAELMLVPEDEADEARAHAGGLRVEGVETLDEALAALAELGGNALALGQPGAEVPAA
- a CDS encoding UPF0182 family protein; its protein translation is MRSPTDMPGRAPRRRSGLSRGRVLLIVLAVALFVLVTSLRGLAGFYTDYLWFDSLGFAGVWGGVLGAKIALTVIFTGLFFVLLWVNLLIADRIAPKFRPPGPEEDFVERYRELVGRRTGAVRAAVALVFALIAGLGVSGQWNDWILFTNYQSFGVKDPLFNTDVGFYVFRLPFLSFVVSWLFAAFVIIIIVTAVAHYLNGGIRFQTPIERVTPQVKAHLSVLLGVLALLRAAGYWLDRYKLTYSTRGTVDGATYTDVKAQLPAINLLILISLFAFVLLLVNIRRRGWVLPVIAVGLWAFVAVVAGAIYPAFIQRFQVEPDESTKEKPYIARNIEATRAALNLDEVEVDDFAYQDDLTVQDLRDNAQTLRNVRLLDPAIVEPTFQRLQGIRAFYRFNDLDVDRYQLSDETTQVLLSARELDTAEVPQQSWEGRHLAYTHGYAVAMAPSNRVSASGRPDFNIRDLPPVGLPQLTRPEIYFGENLGSYAIVDTNRDEVNYVRADGTTEVTRYSGEGGVGIGSFFRRAAFALRFGDINPLISDFITGDSRILFIRDVRERVQTVAPFLRYDADPYPVVLDGELVWVLDAYTVTDQYPYAQRAVTGQLPPGSGLDTRFNYVRNSVKAVVDAYDGTVTFYIFDEQDPIAEAYRQAFPELFKSRDELPEGLEDHLRFPEDLFRTQTTMWGRYHLEDAAEFYAQTDSWSVAQSPGTIVGAPTQETATTNAQGELGPARERRIDPYYLLMQLPDSEGQEFVLLRPFVPFSENDSRKELVAFMVARSDPENYGKLQSYVMPRNRLPDGPAIVDATINSQEEISREITLLDQRGSTVLQGNLLLIPVEDSLIYVRPLYVQASGATAVPELKKVIVSYAGRAFMRDTLPEALLAIFSVDIPADQLAATLEEIFGTPVEPGAGGDTGDTGGGTGGEVTPPPEGATVSELLAQAATAFAEADAALRAGDLATYQAKVEQARALVVQAATLAGVEVPTTLPPDTSTSETTPPDTSTIGPPDESTSTTAPEDTTTTGGEQALARAGPLAVR
- a CDS encoding 4-phosphopantetheinyl transferase family protein — its product is MTDRAGWAVCLVGPPGVGLGVDLELVEERSSAFVGDFLTPAERRVVDGAADGDERALLANLIWSAKESALKVLRTGLRRSTHSVEVRLDAEPGAAPEGGWRPLEVRAEEGAVFPGWWVRFGAFVLTAAATAEVAPPTSMVEPPALAAATPSHSWLDAPLA
- a CDS encoding rod shape-determining protein — its product is MARDLAIDLGTANTLVYAKGRGIVLREPTVIALNSNTGEVLAMGQEAWQMIGRTPSYIVAVRPLRKGAITDFDVTQRMIRLLLQRAGVSRFNRPRVVICVPSAITEVERRAVTEAARRAGAADAQLIEQPLAAAIGAGLPIHEPVGNMVIDMGGGTTETAVISLGGIVALQAIRVGSFDIDAAIQNYLRREYGVAIGERTAEEVKIAIGSAAPVADDVRAEVRGRDLTTGLPKAVVLHPVEIREAIEEPVRSIVDSVVSCLAQAPPELSHDFLTDGIWLVGGGGLLRGLEVRLARETEVPVHRVDTPLECVVLGAGHCIESYDALRVMFMGARG
- a CDS encoding DivIVA domain-containing protein, producing MPAERPPDAPLHPDVVARKTFSTSFRGFDQLEVRAYLGLLASELRSVRERDDRLSQQLAEAERRAARVAELDDELLTQRLGEEAVRVLSAAREAGEQIRARAEANVERMLREAQAEAAQRRQHADQLVAEARAQAEALREQASGQAAAEVEAARARGRDMLGEAQALRERVLEDLARRRRLVRAQVEQFRAARQRLLDAYDVVRQTLEQAVGELTLALPEARAAAEAAARRLAEEEPSGELEAVEAELADYLAELPVAAAPAAQAEAPASSPPAEAHDQAAPAGREPVAPGGPAEAPSGGGRRRAASAAGAGCGTARRPCPHRPTPTSSRAF
- a CDS encoding transposase; its protein translation is MSPTLREIYTAPSETAARARFDEFAATWGDRYPAMIGTWNTAWSEFVPFLEFPVELRTIVYTTNAIESLNARFRNAVRHRSHFPNEQAAMKVLYLVATEKRPGRSNPTGRINSWKPILNALTIHYGDRLQAAQ